A region of the Dermacentor albipictus isolate Rhodes 1998 colony chromosome 4, USDA_Dalb.pri_finalv2, whole genome shotgun sequence genome:
AAAAAATGCCCACTGAGAAGTGCGCCAAGTATCCGCGATTTGTTACGCTTGACACTGATTTGTTCAGAACATTTAGAGTTTATACCGCGTTAACATAACTGAAATAGTGTCATCTTGCGGCGGTCAGGAATTAGACTGTAGCACAACGGACAGTCACAAAGCTCACCCTTTATTGGGCGCACGTGTGTCGACGAAAACTTGTTGCACTCGGGCCGAACGGTAGGGAAGAGATCACACTCGTCGAAATATTATAGCAGTTGAGACGTGTCGGCTATTTATACTCGACTCACAGAAAGTTCCATCATAATCTCTGGCGCTAGCACAAGTACTAGAATATACAACACTATCGCACTATGCAGTGTGATTAAAATAGGTTCGGCGACAACTTGTACAACAGACAGAATCGGCTACAAGAATCGGCTATCGTGCCGAGCGATGACGTTTAACATTTATTAGCCCGTGAAAAGCGCTCACCGGGACAAGATAAACAAGTGCGCATGCCAATAGGAATTTTGAAGCCGTATGAAATTTGTTGACCTTCAGCACCACCTAAGCAAGGAAAGATGAGAAAGAATAAAAATGACAGCAGCATGCGACAGTGGTTTCTGGATGATGGCGGGTACAAAACAATTTTTATGTGAACTACGCTATACCCACCACTCGACGGACGAAATCCCTGGTATTGATTCGCGAACCATGCATCACTTGACAGCAGCTCATAGAATCAGGGTTCTTGTAGCACGTTCGCGTCCGCTGTGGACCAATGACAATTTTGGGCCCACATTAGCCTTCAATAATTGTGGCAAACGAATGTGTAttttggtggaaaaaaagcataCTGTGTCCGGCAGCGCGCCCTTTATTGCTTCTAGGCTAATACAAGCATGACTATATTGCTTTGGCTTATTTTCATCAAGCTGATTGGGAGGATCGAGTATACGAATAACAACTGTACCGGGGAGCATCCGTGATTAGAGCATGGCTTATACTTCTCCATTGATGCGGTGTTGCGGTTAATTGCCAGTGGATGTATAAGGTATAACAATAAGCCTGTTCTACGCTTTGGTCTGTAGTTTATCTCAGACATGCGAATTTTTTATGACGTAGGACAGGTCGCGGATTTGCGACGAGGTCAGTTGTTTGTgtcgaatttatttatttatttatttatttatttattgtgagcCTTAAAGTCCTAAGAAACACGGGGAacgtgggagatggaaattcgtGACAATGATcaaaatgtgaacaaggtgaaagcagcagcCAACGTGTTGACAACTAGACTTGTCTatctttttttgtctctcgtcTTGAAAAAGGTAAgaccacttgttgaaacgttggctcctgctttcatcttgttatcattttgctcatcgtcttaaaGTCCTAAAGCAGCACACAGGCAATAAAGAACGTAGAAATGTGACAAATTGGTCAGTTGGTGGCTTTCTGTGGTGCTCGGATCACAACGTAAATGCAAGACCAGGGCGAAGTACGCATCAAGGAAAGTAAGGGCTGCTGCTGTGGAGGCCTCCGTATCAATTTGGACCATCTGGTTCTTTAAAACTCCATCCGAACAGCGATGAACAagtgttttttgcattccgtGCTCATAAGGAGCACGCCGCGTTCGGAATGgaactcatgctcagcagcaggtGAAACGTCCCTGAGTCCCCGCTGCGAGTCCAGTGTAGGAGCGATGAGTTCCGTTGCGTTACACATATGTGGTGGCCGCTATATATAAGGTAATCGGATGATGCTGTTCACTTCACATATGCACAAAAAGTTGAGGAAAGAACCGAAACGTCGCTTCTTTGTTGAGGGCTTGGTAAAAGCCATCGCAGTCGGCATGGGACACTCTGATGGCCAGTTGTCATGCACGCCGGTCCACACAGCTTTATCCGCCCATAATAATGCACAAGTTATTGCCGTGTGCAAAACAACATATGCTCAACAAGTTGATATCGAACTTGCGCAACCTACAAAGAGGGCACGTTTCGGCTGGAAGGCATACCTTTTATGTTCCTAATTATTCCGTCATCGTGTCTGCGTGCGTTGAGCTTGCGCCATCATTACCTTCTTGTCGGAGGACAACCACGAATTTTGCGGAAGGTATTATAGCATGAGATGATAATATGAGAATCTCTTGAGGCAGTCCTCTGTGTACCGTCGTAAATAAGCAATATATTATTATGACACCATCAACAGAGCCTCAatggacgagccgccgcgagaaagGGGATGAAGTGTCTGAACTCTTGACGCCACCGCGTGTCTgactggctgtctggctccatTGTGAATGCAGCGTAGACAgtctctttcgtctgtgtctttccactcGTAACAATTTAATGACCGCAACAACACAAACTAGAGTTACTGTACTTATATTAGCTTATATGCCTTTTCTAATTCCGTGTATTCATTTCTTTCACCattcattctgtacaatatgaAGTACAAATGGCAGGACAAGGGTGAAACGCCGCTGCTTACCTTAGTTTATCTTTCATAGCAAACCTGTTTACCTTGGTTTGCTATGAGCTTGCTTTTAAGTGTGACCTTCGCATTCACTGCATGAACATAAAGCAAGCATGTGCAGGAAAAGAAGTTCTCGCTCATTAAAAACTAAAATATACTTATATCAGTACGATTTTTGTACAAAACGATGtaaaaactgtaaaaaaaaacacccttgGGGATGCATAAAAAAATGAGCCAGAGAGAAATAGCAAAGACAGGataggcagggaggtcaaccagacgagcacccggtttgctaccctacactgcgggTGGGAGAAAGGGTAATAAGAAGAGGAAAAGAGGGCGAGAGTGAGCACAGAATAcatgtgggaggatgcacaggcaGAAAAGCGCCACACTTGATGGGGCATAGAAAAAGGCGATTTACGGGTACTTGCTTTCCACCTACGTGCAGGCATCAAAAACAAAATTAGCACCAGTTTCTATAATGTTTCTTAGAACGCAGCGCGCTTTATATACGGTTCACTCAAACTGTCGAGACTTCCAGACTATACATTTCATCACTCACGCATATTTCTGCTTCGCATTTTGGCCTCATGCAAGCGGTaattgttatttttcttttgtttgcgtcCGGATTACTTGTATACGATCGATGCGACTAGTTTGCCAGTTGCGGCTCAAGatttaaaaattttttaaaaaggaTGAATATCTTTCAAATGGAAGTCTTGATGACATGAATATGTCGAACCTGTATCCTCGCACCCAGTCACTTTTTTTGCGCTGCTTATGAAAAGATCTCAATCATTAAAATTATGACACGCGTTACTTGATTGAAATCTACCGCTTAATGTCTTACTTCAAAGGTGTAGCAGCACCGAGCAAAGAGTTACAAAATACTTCAAAAGCAGTAAAGCAAGCGATGAGAATACGCAAAAAACTGGCCGGCTGAGTAAAAAAACTAGACAAAGAAAGATAGCTTTATATTTTTATACAGTGAGTTGTGCTACAACTGTCACCAACATTTCACGAGACGAAAAGCCAGTGATTTTATATGGCACATCCCCTTGGAAAGAATTTCGAAAAAAGTCCCAGTTTTGAGATAAGTGCAGTCGCACTAGCGACAAAAATGCGCTGTTACACTGACTTTTTTAACATAGCAcatttttgtgcattgaagctcaaaagttACTGAAaaaccaatgcatttcgtcgaaAACTTTCGCAACTCATATCTTCAAACTTGTATAATCCTCCGAATTTGTTCCTACTGGATATGACTTTAAAAGTCGCCGgccacaatttgtaaattgcagtatgtccATGACGTAATTAGTTTAAAAGTTATTCGCCAACTATTGTTAAGTAGTCGAACATTCACTATTATTTTTTGCGCAAATGATGTCTGACTCACAGAGTAATCTCGCTCAAGAAGTAAAATTCTGCTACATGTCAGGCgtaaattcaaaaaaaaaattctcttaACGATAAAATAAAGCGCCCTGCATATACGGGCGCATTCTTACAGTATCCATCCTGTATACAGATATGCTCACCCGTCTGTGTAGAAGGTTCCCCAAGCAGTGACTATTTCCTCCATGAAGCTTTTTTCGTCAGCCGTGTAGCGCGCAGATGAGAGGGCCTCCTTACCCTTCGGTCCCAATGGCACCGTGTGGCGGGTTGTGTCATTCACGAACACGAGTGACCCCGTGGTGAAGGGAAGATCGTCACTGTGTGCGACTCCGAATGATTCGGGCCAAAGGCTGTACGAAGGACGGTGAACGAAAACGTATCGGTAAACGCTGACGCCCGGCTGCTGGGCTAAGATGTCAGCCATGATTTGCGACGGGCAGTAGAATGTGACATCGCCGAACATTTCTGCGAAAATGGCCTCTACTTCTTCGGGAGTTTTGCGTTTCTCGTCAGGGCCCCCAAAGTATGCCGTTGCGATCCTCCGGCTTTGCCACACAGGAATGTCCAGCATTTGCGCCATGACCAAGATGGCTACCAGTCTATACTCGGACAAGATCAAGTCTTTGAATCGTGGGAAAGCGAGCTTGAGGTGACTGAGAAACACGGGCCCTTCATTTTTGACAGTGCCCAACAGGATTTCGGTCGCGCCCAGGTTGTTGTAGGCGTCCACGGACAAGACCCTCACCGGTAGGAAGTCATCTCCGTCGATGGGCGAGAACATTTGCTTGATGAAATCCACTCTTTGGACGGTGTCAACGATGCGCGAGGCTTCCATTTGCTGAAGGCAACTCAGAATCTCCTTCTTTTGTTCATCCAGCGTTTTGCTCAAGTCGTAACAACCAAGAGCTCCGGTGATAGTGGTAAACTTTCCAACACCCCTGAAAAATAGGCCTATCACGAGGGATAAGGGGCTTCCGCTTTGAATGACGACCCTCTTGAACAAACCTTTGCTGTGGGGTGAAATAGCATGCAGTCCAATGGATGCTGCCCCTGCACTCTGCCCACTTAGCGTTACTTTATTTGGATCACCTCCAAAGTGCCTGACGTTGGCCTGTACCCACTTGAGAACCAGGTTCTGGTCCCAAAGACCCATGTTTCCAGGTATCTCTGAGTCTTCTAGGGAAAGGAAGCCAAATATACTCACTCTGTAGTTGAAGGTCACGAACACGACGTCTGTCAGAGCGACAAAATTTGCAGGGTCGTTTAAAAAGAGCGACGAGTCGGCCCACTGAAACACGTTACCGTCAACAAACACCACCACTGGCAGATCTCCTTCGCATGATTCCGGCGATTCGCAAGCTGACGCCGGTCTCCACACGTTCAGGTACAGGCAGTCTTCGGATGCGCTTGAGTAGTTCAGTGTTATACCGGCGAAAACTGGCAAGAGTAGTTGCCTGCAAGGCGTTGGCTTCTGAGTCGCTTGGTAGGTTCCGTTCCATGGCTTCACGGGCCGTGCTTTCTGAAATCTTAGTTCTCCTACTGGTGGTTCTGCGTAAGGTATTCCGAGAAACGCGTCCACTTTTTGGTCGCCTATCTCAATACGTGTTCCAGCTACATTACCACTGTCGGTGATGACCACCGGTGTTTCAGTTTCTGTTGCACATTTCTGGAACAAACAGAGGATTAACAGGACTTCGGAGAACACCATTCGTAACATGCTGCGACAGTGGATTTGCTGTAAGGACCGACGAGCGTCACTTGTTCGCATGATAAAAGGATTCACGAAATTGATCTCACACTTGCTGCTTCCAACGTAGACCCCTTCTTGTGTGATTGTGACCGGCGCTGGTATTTTGTCCTGCTGGGAACGAAAATGTTGCTTGCGAGTCTTCCATTTCTCTGACGTTTTGCCAAAACAAGGAAGTCGTGTTCTTGCGTCAAGGGCGTCGGTGACTTCGAGGTCAATAGAGAGAATCGCTGCCTTCAGCTCTGTTACATTGGCTTATGGCGGAACTTCGCAAGTTATGTCGTCTTTCCGGCTTCTTTGATGATACAACAAAACGAGCGATGTATGACGTCTCTCCCACATGTAcaaataatttctttcttttcattgcatCCCTTATACCAGCCGGCCTTGCGTCAACACGTACTGTTGCCGCTAATACTGGAAAGACGGAAAGTGCAGGGTTATTGAATAGCACGCTTTATGACTTTAAGAGTTGTGTGTTTCCAAAGATTTGTCCAATGGTGGCTTCTGACGCTTTTCATCAGGCTTCAGGGAGAGAATAAAACCAAGAATTGCGCCTTTTCACACCTTTCTAAACATTTTCCCGACGTCACGCCCCACCTAGCTCTTCGGTTTGATGATTCTTTGCTTACAAAGGCGAGTTAGGTGCAGTGGAGAGGCAAATGCTTGATGTAGTGGGCGGCAGTTCTATATTAGGGCCGAACTCACACTCACTAACTCCGACTCACCGGTTTAATTCTAAATACGCCATAAATACGCCATAAATACTTGCCGTTAACATATTTTTCAAATTGGCACAAACCTATGAATACTCCAAGGGAGTTGCTATTGCTGAAACCTGGGATAAATAGTTACTGGCACATTGAATCATGGTTACAAGGCTGTGGAATACGAAGACATCAACACGAAATGCGCATTATGGATGCTGTACGTAACTGACTTTGATGCGCGAATGATTACACGCATGAAAACCTACACCCGTGTCCACATTTTAGACTTGAAATATCGCTCAATTCACCCATCGCGTGGCCTCGCCATGCACTCTTTTTCAAGTAGTAATTTTTTTTACTCGAGATTCAAAAGCAGTTATATGCTTCTTTTATGGAAAAAGCCGCATGTGCCACTGTTCCCTTTTTAGCCTTATGGGCATAGAGCACACATGCACGCAGTGCATATGTGCTGCAAAACTCGCGCGTAAGCGGACGTCTTTTTCAATAGTCTACATGGCCTCCGGGCTCCGCTCCACCTGAACTTATGCGCCATGTTTATCTAGTCTGTTTTTACAGCGCCTCTCGGTCTCATCAGTGTAATAGTCGCCATAGGAGAGGAGTATAATATAAACAACACCTTTTGTGCACGTGAGACGTTCCAGGCGCATGTGATGCTCTTCGTCATTTGAAATTGTCATCGTCGCAGATCTTTCAGCTCTAcaatattttttactgcattataATATATACGGACATTCAGGGCgaatttttgccgtcgtcgtcgtcgcagtCAGCGTTGCCGAAAAGCTCCACATATATTAGTACGCTTTATGTCTATGAATTCCGTATAAGCAATATAAATGCCGTATATTAATGCTATGCTATTGAACCGCCAAGTTTCTCACAGCAGTTCTTACGTTTTGGACTAAATCATTCCACAGAATTTTAGAGTGGCCGCCCACAAATAAATATCCCGAAACACAATATTAACAGCGCATAGCTTTTATCTTAAATCGCCTCACCATTCCATGGAATGACGAAtaaagctaacatgccgtcgtttgccctgaaacAGGCCTCATTTGGATTTTTagatgaggtgcacagtggctgTATACATGTTTACATCGATGGACCAGTCACACCTACAAGTTAAGCTGCCGCGGTGATGCTTCCACCAAGATctgtcaaaatacagctaaaaacgtcccATACATCGTCAATGACATTTGCTGAACTAGTAGCTCTCCGTGcgtctcttcatttcattcaggaggaggAGCCACTACATACATCGTCAATCTGCTACGATGCCATGGCAGCGCTCCATTGTTTattctcagcactgcgccatggatcgcatgagcagctcgtcgcagagatcagacaAGTTCACCATCGAGTAGTTGACGAAAGAcgcgatataatatatcagtggttgcctagtcactgtgacATATATGACAATGATCGAGCGGAAGCAGCTGCCCGATCAGCCCACGATGGCGTCGACTGCGTTGGCATTCCtttttcgagagccgacgcaggcAAAAAACTTCGTGCTTGAGCGTAACCTAAcgttcattaaaacttctttctgggcgagttggtgcatacttgacataaaaattgtaacagcgcaaacacatgcaaccacaaagtaccaaggacgagacacaagcgctgacgagacagcgcttgtgtctcgtccttggtactttgtggttgcatgtgtttgcgctgttacaatttttatgtcaagccTAACGTTCGTTCAATAGGATTCAACCGacttcacaagtgcacgccttcataccctggatcTTAacttacagctccgtattccgtcTGGCCATCGACGACGTGACTGAAAATTTCTAGTCCGTCTATGCTTGCATTTACAGCCCgcactcctttcttatcggaatgagAAATATCCCGCTTTGTTACTTCTGCGGGCGCAACGAAACGATCGCACACCTTCTATGGCAGTGCCCCCGCTTCTCAGCCACATTAGACGAACTGGACAAGCGCTGACTAACGGAAAACAATGCTCTTTGAAATTGGCCTACACGAATATCAGTGCGAACCGCTATGACGGCACTGCTGCGTTATTTAGAAGGCAGCGCACTTTGTAACAAATTGCGACTGCACACTGCCTGACGTAGAATGTGTTAGTGAGACATTAACACTGTGTAACACTATGTGAAGCCTTCGCAGACTGCGCGACAGCGGCCAGAGAAACAGTTCTGTgtacgcgtgtgcgtgtgcgtgcgcgcgcgtttgtgtgtgcagGGGTGGGTGGTTGGGTGGGTAGGTGGGTGAGTGTATGTGTGTGGTTTTTCACagggaagctgtatatggctagggcacTTCCGCCGTCCGAGAACAACCCGCGAACTAGCTCGTTGGGGCCCCTCGGCACAACCGCGTgaacgcactcgtgccactgctctcgtgttcgtcggcgtcgtctgcttccacagctggttccgttgccgctcattgctTAAGGGCGTATGAGCCATACATTGGCAAGAGGAAACTATGATCATCAGCGATGGCTCGAACATCGTCGTCTTCCACCGCTGGCTCCGTTGAAGCTCATTATTCCGGTGtagaatttcatttctcttttgtcgtcgtaatgggaaggcttcgttatttttttttatttgcgtacGCATaaaccattgcttaagggggtatgaggcATTCATTTTCTTAAGTGATGGACGCATTGAATAACAGAGGGgatacgagaatgtgtgtgcgtacctgtCATCACGATGACCACTGATCAgcacaataaatatgttcgtacctttgttcaaaattctgtcacctccctgtcgtgcgctaaacagcttcgctggtcgaccacattcacagagtggaatagctcataatttttttgcttttcttcttattattttttcatCTAGCGCATTCCTTTCCCCCTCCCCTGGTACACGGTAGCCAACGGgggataatctctggttaaccttcgtgtctttcctttgcctttctttctctctctcttcttagaCTAATAAATGTTAAGTTCAAAACCACACCGGTACTCagacctgaaaatgatgtaatttttccTGACCCGGCGTTTTTACTGGCAGCGACTGTAGTGGCCCTGTGTGATGACATTACAGGCTCCACACGGCGGGTTTTTTTAGGGGTGCCAGGAATTTCTATCGCGTTTGCGTTAGTTGGACCTAAAGTCcgaatgtatttttttcttcttggttgcgaaaataaagcaaaaaatatatgtgcGGACTTTAGTCGGACACGAGTGCATTTCGAACACCACCCGAGGAGTTCAAGCGCGACGTTAATAGACCCAGCCACGTCTGTCAGTGCTTCGTCCTTCAGGCGGACCTGACAATTTTTGTCTTTGCCGGACGTGGCAAGTTCCTGATCTAGCAGAAATCACCTAATTGCTGAATGATACTCAAAGAACATGCTTCGACGTGACATTTTTAATCGCGAAATATTTACCTGCTCATGGTAAAATAAGTTAGACCGCAAAAAGCACACCCGCATACACGCGGAAACCCACATACAATAACTCCAACAAGGCCCCGCAGACACCCGCAGACACCCGCAGACACCCCAGAAGTGATTGCGTGTGTAAGTGTGCGCGTCAATGCCGCTGTTACCCCCTAATTTGTTTTACCATAATGAGTTACTAACTAGACCAACATCAAGTCCTTCTATTTTATCTGCTTCTCAATGCGCTTTCTTGTGTACAGCCTTCTTCCGCGGACTTGTACGCTAACGTTCTTTTCAGCTCATCATGCTTTGTTTGTGCAGGCGGTCACTGGGTAAATAGGTCGGTGCTAGGCGATGCGCACTATTTTCGAATTTTTTCTTACGTTTGGCACCTGTCTGTTATCAGGAAATTGTGTATATCATGAAAGCAAGCGCTAGAATATGTCGATAAGCGAGATTTATTATTCTTGATTTTCGACCGACAACCTGATGGGCAGCTGTCAATTTAAGTTCTTTGAAATGCGGCATCGTTCccctgactgactgattgattggccgaccgaccgactgaccaactgactgactgactgactgactgactgactgactgactgactgactgactgactgactgactgactgactgactgactgactggcagTCAGTCGTCAGTCAGTCGTCAGTCAgtcgtcagtcagtcagtcagtcagtctgtGACTGACTCAGTGAATGACTGATAGTCAGtgacgaccgaccgaccgaccgaccgaccgaccgaccgaccgaccgaccgaccgaccgaccgaccgaccgaccgaccgaccgaccgaccgaccgaccgaccgaccgaccgaccgaccaaccgaccgaccgaccgaccgaccgacaaaCCGACCGACAAACCGACCGACAAACCGACGGAcaaaccgaccgaccgaccgaccgaccgaccgaccgactgactgactgactgagaatgagagagagagagagaatgctaGTCGCGTTAAAATATAATTTTTTGTGCTTACTGGGAGTGTGGTCATGGTGAAAAATTGCTGAGCACGAAAAGTGGATGCTTTGGTCACACAATAACTTGAACACAATGTTCAGCATAATGTTTAACATATTTATGAACTAAAGAAGACAAAGTGTAATAAGAACAGTGAACAGTTCCCATGGCAATATCATAGACGATGCTGATGTAGAAGGCTTCGCTCCTGACCACTTTTTCTTCGGAGGCGTCGAATTCTGCGGCTCTCTTGGTAGTTGTGCTGCGAGCGGTAGTTCCGTGCTTCCGTCGCTGCACAAAAGGAATAAAGAATTCTTGGCGGGTGCTCTATATATTCAAATCACAGCACGCACCCTGTACCCGCACTTAAAAACAAGTTTATTTACAGCGTGCAGTGGGTTGCTCATTTTCATCTTAAACACGTGGCGGAGAGTTCCTGACTACCTGCTCTCAATTTGTGTTTGAACGTGGGTTTTCCTCGACCTTCTGCGACAGCTTTTTGTCCTGGTGTCTCTACAGTTCATTCCTGTTCTGTAAAATAAGCTTGAATAGAATTGAACTGTGCCTATGTGATCTTCCTTTTATTTAGATTTTTAGCACAGAAGCTACTAAAAAGTCTGTTTACCCCAATACTTCATATGTGTATTTAACATCGTCGTTCTTTCAAGTCTTCCTTTGTGAAAATGTCCCAGTTTCTGGTGCTGCTAATAAGAAATACTCATGATAAGTATTTATAACAAAACTAGTGGTGGCTTTTAATTCTCAAGTGAAAGTATGTTGATGCCTACTGACTCTGACTTGTTTTTTGTCAGACTGAGGATAACTCTCAAAATGGCACCTTGAGTTAAGGTCTGCTGTAAAGGAAGCCCCAGAAGCCGGTGAGATTTTTCTTCGCTTAACCGTAAAATGTGTGTGCGTCAAGTCGAATTACCTACTAATTTTTTACTTCTTATCCTGAAACACAACAATGAGGAGTCTGAGGCTATAATAATTGGAATCTGACCGCAAGAAGTCGAGAACGTGTATTGAACTTGGCTGTAGTTTACTGTAATAGCGAGAAAATTCAGTGCTGTCAAATTGAGAGATGCTTGGGCTAGTTGCCTGGAATATATATGCGCACATGGCTTTTTCAAATAACCAGATGCTATACACAGACTCAACCAGCTGGAATATCGCGAGCTGTGCTTTATCGTATGTAACACCACATTTAAATTTCCATAAATAATGCAGAATAATTGCTGACCCTTTGTAGTTATCTGTTTCGTGATTGAGGTGCCAGTTAGTAAGATATGAAAAATGTTGAGAAACAAGCCGGGAATTTAGACTTTTGTGCAGTGCTGTTCTCACGCAAAGTAAGTAAGCtgggcgtttttttttgtgtgtgtgtgacggtCTTTCTAAAAGGTATTTCATATTTCAATAACTTATGAACTTGTCAGCCTGCCTACGCAACTGTTTGTATATCAGATGCAATTCAATCAGCTGTAAATAGACGTGTGTGCGGTGCTGTGCCGGTgacgttctttttttaattcgagTGTTGGAATTACTCACGGTTGCCCGCACTATGCCTAATGCGTAAGGGTACGTGGTATGATAAGTGCCCACAATTGAACTACATGTAAATTGTGCGTTTATCGCGTTTTACGTTTCTTGTTTCATGATTCATATTTGTTCTTCTATTATGATACCGCACGTACGTATTACGTCATATTCGTGAAACTAAGATAATCCGGCTAGCAGGCAGCTACTCTGGCGCCCACATCTCCTTAACATGCATTcaataattagaaaaaaaataaccTTAGCAGATCTATGCAAATGTTAAGTGGCCATGCATCAACAGTGTCAGTGTAAAGCCGACAGGAGTCTCCAAATAGCCGACAGGAGTCTCCAAACGTAATTTCTTTAGCTGATACTGGAATCTTCAAAGAGATCACACAAGTTTGTAGAATATATCATAAACACCAAAAAAAACTTTGAGAAAGCACTCTGCTGGCGGTAGTGACACACATTATTTATGAAATGGTTCATCGTAACGTTGGTAATTAATTAGAGAATTGCAATATGATCACATGCTTTACAGGATTTTTATCAATATCTAAACACGATCTTGCACGCTTACTACA
Encoded here:
- the LOC135900006 gene encoding acetylcholinesterase-1-like; the protein is MRTSDARRSLQQIHCRSMLRMVFSEVLLILCLFQKCATETETPVVITDSGNVAGTRIEIGDQKVDAFLGIPYAEPPVGELRFQKARPVKPWNGTYQATQKPTPCRQLLLPVFAGITLNYSSASEDCLYLNVWRPASACESPESCEGDLPVVVFVDGNVFQWADSSLFLNDPANFVALTDVVFVTFNYRVSIFGFLSLEDSEIPGNMGLWDQNLVLKWVQANVRHFGGDPNKVTLSGQSAGAASIGLHAISPHSKGLFKRVVIQSGSPLSLVIGLFFRGVGKFTTITGALGCYDLSKTLDEQKKEILSCLQQMEASRIVDTVQRVDFIKQMFSPIDGDDFLPVRVLSVDAYNNLGATEILLGTVKNEGPVFLSHLKLAFPRFKDLILSEYRLVAILVMAQMLDIPVWQSRRIATAYFGGPDEKRKTPEEVEAIFAEMFGDVTFYCPSQIMADILAQQPGVSVYRYVFVHRPSYSLWPESFGVAHSDDLPFTTGSLVFVNDTTRHTVPLGPKGKEALSSARYTADEKSFMEEIVTAWGTFYTDGKPKVPLTGGKWPRYTFDEPWVIYLQPNNYTTIVEPKRNICEVWKPVLLRESKPEERSFSQEEPSKKEETKTNEVDNTGQTATSPSTFLCSALILFISFAGLTLC